GAGCGTAGCGAGCGGTTTTTTCGTCGACGTTTTTCAACGAGCGGTGAGCGAACGAAGTGAGGTCACCCGAGGCAGAAAAAGGTCGGACTGACATCGTCGAGTACCTGGAAGAGACGTACGGCAGCGGCGCGGCGTAAGCAGGACGCGAGCGTAGCGAGCGGTTTTCCGTCGACAGTTTTCGCGTCGAGCAGTGCGACCGCCGATTCCCAGCCCGCAGGAATCGGTGGCCCGTCTTATGTCGTCGGTCCGTGACACTCTAGGTAGGGTCGAGACACGATGCCACTCACCGACGCGCACCCCGACGAGGCTGTGTCGCCCGCCGAACGCGCGTCCGTCGACCTCGTCAGCGCCGTCGACGACGAGGCCGACCCGACGCAGCTGACGGTCTACTCCGACCGTGACGACGAGATAACGACCCACTGGATTACCGTCGACCTCGACCACGCCGTCGACCTGGCGGAGATGCTCTGACCGCTCGGTGACGGCTCGCAGTCCCGCAAACCCGCGTCAGGCCACTTCTTCGGGTTCCTCGCCGCGTTCCATGATGAGGTCCCGGAGGTCGTCGGCGTCCCGGATCTCTTCCATCTCCTCCTCGGCGATGAGCGCCGTGCCGTCGACGGACTCGCGGGTGAGCTCGTCGACGACGTACACCGAGCGCGTCCGGGTGACCTCCCCGACCGAGGACATGATGCGGGCGCGCTTCTCGGCGGTCTCGGTGAGCGCGGAGTGGCCGGTCAGCACCTGTTCGCGGCGCTGGGCGTTCTCGCTGACCGTCTTGAACGGCGCGCGGTCGGTGGGGTGGACGGTGAAGCCGATGCGGGTAAAGACCGTCGCGATGGGTTCGTCCTCGGGGGCGACGTCGGGGTCCTCCGGCGTCGGCTCGTCGTCGCGGATGTCCTCGGTGCCCTCGAGGACGTCCACCGGCGAGGTCAGCGGCGCGTCGAACAGCTCCTCGAGCTGGGCCGCCACCTCGACGGAGGCGTCCATGCCGTCCTCGTACTTCGAGACGGTCCGTCGGGAGACGCCCAGCTCCTTCGCGAGGCGCCCGAGCGACCACTCGCGGTCCTCCCGGGCGTCGGCCAGCACCTCGGAGTCGATGTTGACGTACAGGCCCCCCGGCGCGGCGTAGATGAGCGGCGGCACCTCCTCGACGAACAGGTCGACCGCGGTGTCCGGCGAGAGCACCGGGACGCCGTGGCGGAAGTACACCACGCCCGGATTGAGTTCCTCGTCGCGGGTCCGAAGACCGAGGACGATGGGCGTCGCGTTCAGGTAGGTTCCGAGGCGGCGCATCTCGGCGCCGGTGTAGGCGTCGAAGGCGTCGATGTTCCCCAGAATCTTCACGAGCAGCACGTCCTCGCCGCGCCGCGCCGCGACGTCGAAGCTCTTGGGCCGGATGGCACAGCGTTCGCTCACCAGGAAGCCGGCGTCCTCGAGCATCGCCGTGACGTTGCCGACGAGTGCTGATCGTGACATAGTGCTACGTTCCTCTACGGAGAGTAAACCATTCACCGCATATATGCGTTGTGCTGGTTAGTGGGGCGCTCTATCCCGCGTTCGATCCGCCAGCGGCCGCCACGGCCGGTCGCGCCGGGTCAGGGCGACAGGAAAGGTTTACCCCCCGCCGTCCGTCACTCCAGAGCGTGTACCCGGCGCGGATTCACGACGAGTTCCCGGCGCCCGCCTACCGCGGGAACCAAAAGCAGGCCCTCTCTGACATCCGGTCGGCGTTCGAGGACGGGAACGACGTTGTCCTGGTGCGGGCCCCCACCGGCAGTGGCAAGTCCCTGCTGGCCAGAGCCATCGCCGGCTGTGCCCGGACCGCCGGCGAGGCCGCCCCCGAACAGGTCGTCGACGCCTACTACACGACGCCGCAGGTCTCCCAGCTGGACGACGTGGCCAGCGACGACCTGTTAGACGACCTCTCGGTCATCCGCGGGAAGAACAACTACGACTGCATCCTCCCCGGCGAGACGGACACGCCGGTCAACCAGGCGCCCTGCGTGCGCGAACGCGAGTTCGACTGCCAGGTCAAACACCGGTGTCCGTACTTCTCGGACCGCGCCATCGCCTCGAACCGACGCATCGCCGCCATGACGCTGGCCTATTTCATGCAGACCGCCGGCAGCGACGTGTTCGGGAAACGCGACGTCGTGGTCGTCGACGAGGCCCACGGCCTGGGCGAGTGGGCCGAGATGTACGCGACCATCGACCTCTCGCCCGAGACCATCCCGATGTGGTCGGACCTCGAGGTGCCCGACATCGACGGCGTAGACGACGCGGTACAGTTCACCGAGCGGGTCGAACACCTCGCCGAGCGCCGCGTCAAGGAGTTGCGGGGCAACGCCGAACTCACGGGCGAGGAGGTGGCCGAGCGCGACTCGCTGAACCAGCTGCGGGGCGACCTGCAGTGGTTCCGCGAGGACTACACCGACGCCGAGAGCGCCACAACCTGGGTCGTCGACCAGACGGAGTCGGCGGTGACGGTCAAGCCGATGAACCCCGAACGCTACTTGAACCACACCGTCTGGGAGCGGGGGAACCGCTTTGCCCTGCTGTCGGCGACCATCCTGAACAAGGCGGCGTTCTGTGCCAACGTCGGCCTCGACCCGGACAGCGTCGCACTGGTCGAGGTCGGTCACACCTTCCCCGTCGAGAACCGCCCGCTGTACGACGTCACACAGGGGAAGATGACCTACGAGCACCGCGAGGAGACGCTGCCGACCATCGCCCGGACGCTCGTGCGCATCATGGCCCGCCACCCCGACGAGAAGGGGCTGGTCCACTGTCACTCCTACGCGATTAAAGAGCGGTTACGGGATCTGCTCGAGGAGTTCGGCGTCGGCTCGCGGGTACGGGACCACGACCGGGAGGGGCGCGACGCCGCGCTGGCCGCCTGGAAGCGCAGCGACAATCCCGACGTCTTTCTCTCGGTGAAGATGGAGGAGGCGCTGGACCTGGAGGGCGACCTGTGTCGCTGGCAGGTCATCTGCAAGGCGCCGTACCCGAACACGCGGGACTCGCGGGTCGCCCGCCGCCTCGAGGACGGTCAGTGGGGCTGGTACTACCGCACCGCACTCCGGACGGTCATCCAGGCCTGTGGCCGCGTGGTCCGCGCGCCCGACGACTACGGCGCGACCTACCTCGCGGACTCGTCGCTGCTGGACCTCTTCGAGCGTGCGAGTCACGACACGCCCGACTGGTTCGGTGCGCAGGTGCGCCGCCTGTCCGACCCGGACCTCCCGCAGTTCTCGCCGGACCGTGCGCTGACCGGCGTCAGCGCACGGACCCGCCGCCAGCGCGACCGGTCGCGGTCCCGGTCCGGCAGCGACACCCACCCCCTCTCTGACGTCTGGGACTAGAAGATGACGAAAGAGAGCCCGTAGACGATTCCCGACCCGACCATCAACAGCGTGAGGAAGATGGCCAGGATCTGCTGTCTGTTCATGGGAATCCTTGGCCAGACGGCCTGTTAGATGTTACGCCCCCGTAGGGCCCCCGGGGACCGATTCGGCGTCCTGGCCCGCCGCGTCGGGCCCCGACACCGTCGGATACGGCCGCCGTCCGGGAGGTAGGTCGGCGATAACAATGCCGGCACGGTTACTGCTCTGTCACATGTCACCGGAACCGTCTATCGACGACGTCACCGACCACTGCACGACCGTCCTCGACGACGTCGGCGACGCGGTCATCGCCGAGCGCGAGACGCTCGAGACCGTCCTGACGGGCTTTCTCGCCCGCGGGCACGTCCTCTTAGAGGACGTCCCCGGGACGGGCAAGACGCTGACGGCCCGCTCGCTCGCCGGCGCGCTGGGGCTGTCTTTCACGCGCATCCAGTTTACCCCCGACTTGCTCCCCGCCGACGTCACCGGGAGCTACGTGTTCAACGAGAAGGCCCAGGAGTTCGAGTTCAGGCCCGGCCCCATCTTCGGGAACGTCGTCCTGGCCGACGAGATAAACCGCGCCTCGCCGAAGACCCAGGCCGCGCTGCTGGAGGCGATGGCCGAAGGCCAGGTCAGCATCGACGGGACCACCCACGAACTGCCAGAGCCCTTCTTCGTCATCGCCACCCAGAACCCCATCGAGCAGGAGGGGACCTTCCCGCTCCCCGAGGCGCAGGTCGACCGCTTTATCGTCAAGACCAGCTTCGGGTACCCCTCTGCCGGCGGCGAACTGGAGATCCTCAACCGCCGGGCGGCCCGGACCGACCGGACGCCGGCGGTCAGCTCGCGGCTCTCGCTCCCGCCCGCGGCGCTGCGGACCGCTCCGGAGTCGGTCCACGTCGACGAGGAGGTCCGGGAGTACATCGTCTCGCTCTCGCGGGCCAGCCGCGAGGACCCGCGCGTCAAGACGGGTGTCTCCCCGCGGGGCACCCAGCGGCTCTTCGAGGCCGCCAGGGCCTACGCGGCGCTCCGGGGTCGCTCGTACGTCACGCCCGACCACGTCTCGCGCATCGCGCCAGCCGTCATGGCCCACCGGCTCGTCCTGACGCCCGACGCGCGGGTCGACAACGTCGACAAGCGCGCCGTCGTCGCGGACGTCCTCGACTCGGTGCCCGTGCCGACGGTCACCTACGCGAGCCAGCCGTCCGACTGAAGACGCGTCCGCTTTCTCTTACCGGTACAGCGCCGCCATCGAGACGACGGCGGCGACGACCAGGCCCAGCAACACCACGAGCGGCAGCTCCGTCGCCCCGTTCTCGAAGAGCACCGTCGCCCCGAGCACGAGCAGGGCGCCGAAGCCGGCACTCGCCCCGGCGTGGAGGAGTTCGACCGAGGTGGTGTCGGCGTCGCTCCGCAGCTGCTCGCCGAGGCTGATGCCGTGTTCGGCGACGTCCCAGGCGATGATGGCGCCGGTGGCCGCCACGAGCAGCGTGCCCGGGTCGGCCCGCTCGAAGATGCCGACCAGGACGACGCCGACGACCAGCGCGGCCAGTCCCGCCGAGACGAACCGCCGGGCGAGGTGGTCGCGGACCGGCCGCAGGCCCAGACCGAGGAGGACGATGCCGAGCACGCCGGGCCCCAGGCGGGCCCACCCGACGCCGCCGGCGAGCGTGAGGGCGCCGTGTAGCAGCGACAGGACGACGATGCCCGCTCCGATTGCGGTCACCTCGCTCGCGCCGATGCCCGCGGTCGGGACGGCCCGCTTCCTGACGGTCACTTCGTCGGGCATCGCCGCCGGCGCCGGGAGGCGGGCGGCCGTGACGACCACCGCGACGCCGACAGCCGTCCCGATGACGGCGAGGCGCTGGGTGGACGACCCCGCCAGCAGGAGGGCGACGCCAGCCGCCAGCACGAGCGCGAGCGCACTCGAGAGCGGCGTCGGGCGGTGGGAGACGGCGGTGCTCATGCGGTCCTCCGTCGGCGCCCCTCGTTCAGCAGGACCGTCCCGAGCGCCGCCTGGGGGTCCCAGTCGACGACCGGCACGTCGGTCTGGCGGAGCGCGTGGAGGCGGTTGGCCCGCTCTACGCGCGCCAGCCGCTGGCCGAGCGTCTCGCCCGCGGTGACGTCCGGACTGATGACTGTCGTCGCGTTGCCGCCCGCCTCCAGGCGTCTGATGGTCTGGAGGATCCACTCGTCGGTCAGCGGCGAGAGGACCACGACCTGCGTCGAGGCGTCGAGGCGGGCGTACAGCTGCCTGCGCTGGTCCTCGAGGTCACCGTCCTCGTCCGGTTTCGAGGGTGTCGACGACAGCGTCGGGTGGGACGTGAGCAGGCGGCGCACGCGGGTCACGTGCTCGGTCCCGCTTCCCGGCCGCTCCCAGCAGAACTCGCGGCCGAACGCGGCCAGGCCGACCTGGTTCTGGGCGCCCTCGAGGGCGCCGAGCAGCTGCTCTGTGGCCGCGATGCTGTGGGCGACGGCGTTCGGGTCGGTGTCGCTCGCCGATCGGTAGGCCGGTTCGCGCGCGTCGACGAGCAACAGGACCGAGCTGCGCCGCTCCTCGCGGAACTCGATGGTGGTCAGTTCGCCGGTCTTGGCCCACCGCTTGGAGTCGATGCGCCGGAGGGAGTCACCGCGGTTGTACTCCCGGACCGTGTGGAACTCGGTGCCGTTGCCGCCGCCGTCGGTGGTCAGCTGCCCGGCGAAGTTGTCGGTCTGTCGCCGCAGCGGGACCTCGGGGACCGTCTCGGTGCAGTGGAGTTCGCCTTCGGCGGAGACGGTCAGCTCTACCTCGTGGGCGCCAGTGACGTCGCGGACGATGACCGTCGCCGGGTCGAACGTGTGGTGCCCGTGGTCGGCGTCCAGCGCGTAGGTGAACGTGGTGGTCTGTCCGGGCCGCAGGACCGCCGCGTGGCGGGGGTTCCCCGACGCGACAGTGAGCATCGGCGGGACACCGTCGACGAGGCGGACGTCCGCCAGCGTTCGTTCGCCGACGTTGGTGAGGTGGGCCGTCACGGTGACGTGCTCGCCACGCCTGGGGTGACGGTTGTCGAGCCGCCGCTCGAGTTCCAGCTCGACGGTCGGCGGGCCCGAGAGGCGGGGATACGCCGCAAAGCCCGCACCGACGATGCCAAGTAGCAGCACCGCCGGCCGGTCGAGCAGGATGCCGACGGCGACGGCGAGCAGGGCGACGGCGACGATGCCCCGCCAGCGTCCGGTGGTGCGAACCGTCGTCACCGGCGGTCACCCCCCGACTCCTGCTCGAACCGATCTACCACGGCGTTCGCGGCCTTCCGGACCTCGTGTTGCCCCCAGCGCTCGCCGCGGAGTGCAAGCGACGCCTCCCGGTGGAGCATCGGCGTCGAGTGGCGCTCCTCGCCCAGGAAGGCCGCGACTACCTGGTCGTCGGTCCACTCGCCCGTCGCGACCCGTTCGCGGGCCACCTCGCGGGGGACCTGCTCCGTCCGGACCATGGCCTGTTGTGCCGCGGTGCTGAGTCGCTCGCGGAACGCGTCGCTGGACGCTCTGGGGTTCGAAACCGCC
The DNA window shown above is from Haloarcula halobia and carries:
- a CDS encoding DUF7511 domain-containing protein, coding for MPLTDAHPDEAVSPAERASVDLVSAVDDEADPTQLTVYSDRDDEITTHWITVDLDHAVDLAEML
- a CDS encoding transcriptional regulator, encoding MSRSALVGNVTAMLEDAGFLVSERCAIRPKSFDVAARRGEDVLLVKILGNIDAFDAYTGAEMRRLGTYLNATPIVLGLRTRDEELNPGVVYFRHGVPVLSPDTAVDLFVEEVPPLIYAAPGGLYVNIDSEVLADAREDREWSLGRLAKELGVSRRTVSKYEDGMDASVEVAAQLEELFDAPLTSPVDVLEGTEDIRDDEPTPEDPDVAPEDEPIATVFTRIGFTVHPTDRAPFKTVSENAQRREQVLTGHSALTETAEKRARIMSSVGEVTRTRSVYVVDELTRESVDGTALIAEEEMEEIRDADDLRDLIMERGEEPEEVA
- a CDS encoding helicase C-terminal domain-containing protein translates to MYPARIHDEFPAPAYRGNQKQALSDIRSAFEDGNDVVLVRAPTGSGKSLLARAIAGCARTAGEAAPEQVVDAYYTTPQVSQLDDVASDDLLDDLSVIRGKNNYDCILPGETDTPVNQAPCVREREFDCQVKHRCPYFSDRAIASNRRIAAMTLAYFMQTAGSDVFGKRDVVVVDEAHGLGEWAEMYATIDLSPETIPMWSDLEVPDIDGVDDAVQFTERVEHLAERRVKELRGNAELTGEEVAERDSLNQLRGDLQWFREDYTDAESATTWVVDQTESAVTVKPMNPERYLNHTVWERGNRFALLSATILNKAAFCANVGLDPDSVALVEVGHTFPVENRPLYDVTQGKMTYEHREETLPTIARTLVRIMARHPDEKGLVHCHSYAIKERLRDLLEEFGVGSRVRDHDREGRDAALAAWKRSDNPDVFLSVKMEEALDLEGDLCRWQVICKAPYPNTRDSRVARRLEDGQWGWYYRTALRTVIQACGRVVRAPDDYGATYLADSSLLDLFERASHDTPDWFGAQVRRLSDPDLPQFSPDRALTGVSARTRRQRDRSRSRSGSDTHPLSDVWD
- a CDS encoding AAA family ATPase, which translates into the protein MSPEPSIDDVTDHCTTVLDDVGDAVIAERETLETVLTGFLARGHVLLEDVPGTGKTLTARSLAGALGLSFTRIQFTPDLLPADVTGSYVFNEKAQEFEFRPGPIFGNVVLADEINRASPKTQAALLEAMAEGQVSIDGTTHELPEPFFVIATQNPIEQEGTFPLPEAQVDRFIVKTSFGYPSAGGELEILNRRAARTDRTPAVSSRLSLPPAALRTAPESVHVDEEVREYIVSLSRASREDPRVKTGVSPRGTQRLFEAARAYAALRGRSYVTPDHVSRIAPAVMAHRLVLTPDARVDNVDKRAVVADVLDSVPVPTVTYASQPSD
- a CDS encoding DUF7519 family protein, with product MSTAVSHRPTPLSSALALVLAAGVALLLAGSSTQRLAVIGTAVGVAVVVTAARLPAPAAMPDEVTVRKRAVPTAGIGASEVTAIGAGIVVLSLLHGALTLAGGVGWARLGPGVLGIVLLGLGLRPVRDHLARRFVSAGLAALVVGVVLVGIFERADPGTLLVAATGAIIAWDVAEHGISLGEQLRSDADTTSVELLHAGASAGFGALLVLGATVLFENGATELPLVVLLGLVVAAVVSMAALYR
- a CDS encoding DUF58 domain-containing protein: MTTVRTTGRWRGIVAVALLAVAVGILLDRPAVLLLGIVGAGFAAYPRLSGPPTVELELERRLDNRHPRRGEHVTVTAHLTNVGERTLADVRLVDGVPPMLTVASGNPRHAAVLRPGQTTTFTYALDADHGHHTFDPATVIVRDVTGAHEVELTVSAEGELHCTETVPEVPLRRQTDNFAGQLTTDGGGNGTEFHTVREYNRGDSLRRIDSKRWAKTGELTTIEFREERRSSVLLLVDAREPAYRSASDTDPNAVAHSIAATEQLLGALEGAQNQVGLAAFGREFCWERPGSGTEHVTRVRRLLTSHPTLSSTPSKPDEDGDLEDQRRQLYARLDASTQVVVLSPLTDEWILQTIRRLEAGGNATTVISPDVTAGETLGQRLARVERANRLHALRQTDVPVVDWDPQAALGTVLLNEGRRRRTA